In the genome of Pirellulales bacterium, one region contains:
- a CDS encoding MBL fold metallo-hydrolase has translation MQHPHHSSDIRGQLIFLGTGTSVGVPMVGCACATCISNDPRNSRLRCGLAVGLPDGNLLVDTPTDLRTQLLRERLGTVHAVLYTHEHADHLFGLDDLRLFPFYLGHKLPLYCEARVEARIRRSFDYAFESDAEALHPGAIPHLTITQITTAPFDLLGARVTPIRLRHGRLGVLGFRFGDIAYCTDTNGIPDESWPLLEGLDVLVLDALRPRPHATHFSLDEAVEVARRVGARRTLFTHISHELEHAATSALLPQGMDLAYDGLRIPLG, from the coding sequence GTGCAGCACCCTCACCACAGCAGCGATATTCGCGGTCAGTTGATCTTTCTTGGCACCGGCACCTCGGTCGGCGTGCCGATGGTGGGCTGCGCGTGCGCGACCTGCATCAGCAATGATCCTCGCAACAGCCGCCTACGGTGCGGGCTGGCGGTGGGGTTGCCCGACGGGAACTTGCTGGTCGATACGCCCACCGACCTCCGCACCCAATTGCTCCGCGAGCGGTTGGGGACGGTCCACGCGGTGCTTTACACGCACGAGCATGCCGATCATTTATTCGGCCTCGACGACCTAAGATTGTTTCCATTCTACCTGGGGCACAAGCTGCCGCTCTATTGCGAAGCGCGGGTCGAAGCCCGCATCCGCCGCTCGTTCGACTACGCGTTCGAGAGCGACGCCGAGGCGTTGCATCCCGGTGCCATACCTCATCTTACGATCACGCAGATTACCACCGCACCGTTTGATCTGCTGGGCGCGAGGGTGACGCCGATTCGCCTCCGGCACGGCCGACTGGGAGTGCTCGGTTTTCGATTTGGCGACATCGCCTACTGCACGGACACCAACGGCATTCCCGACGAAAGCTGGCCGCTCTTGGAAGGACTCGATGTGCTCGTTCTCGATGCTTTGCGGCCGCGACCGCACGCCACGCACTTCAGCCTCGACGAAGCCGTCGAAGTCGCACGGCGTGTGGGCGCCCGGCGGACGTTGTTTACGCATATCTCGCACGAGTTGGAGCACGCGGCGACGAGTGCGTTATTGCCGCAGGGCATGGATCTGGCCTACGACGGTCTAAGGATTCCGCTGGGATGA
- a CDS encoding UDPGP type 1 family protein, producing MIVNKDELLAKLRPFGQEHLLAFWEMLDAAQREKLNGQIAAIDFQRLQENLRTTKPGEDWSALARRAVGPPAIRLGRSDNRFSTVEAREVGEASLLAGRVGVILVAGGQGTRLGFDHPKGMFPIGPVSGATLFQILLEKVLASSRRYGATIPLYLMTSPATHDETIAYLNDHHRFGIPAHDLTVFCQGTMPAVDAESGKVLLAAPDSLALSPDGHGGMPAALRASGALADIHRRAIEHLFYMQVDNPQVVACDPEFVGYHLLSESELSTKVVAKTTPRDRMGNVVSVDGRVRIIEYSDLPDDVAEQRLPDGSLKLWAGSTAMHVFAVDLLDRASRSSGVLPYHLARKRVPYIDDRGGLADPVEANAIKFEQFIFDLLPAARNPIVVEVDEATEFAPVKNAPGAERDSPERVQAQMIALHRRWLQQAGASVAPGIAVEISPLFALDAEETARRITRDMAITSDRSLR from the coding sequence ATGATAGTGAACAAAGACGAACTGTTGGCCAAGCTCAGGCCGTTCGGTCAAGAGCACCTGCTGGCCTTCTGGGAGATGCTTGACGCCGCGCAGCGCGAAAAGCTGAACGGCCAGATTGCGGCGATCGATTTTCAGCGCCTCCAAGAGAATCTCCGCACGACAAAACCCGGCGAAGACTGGTCGGCGTTGGCCCGTCGCGCCGTCGGACCGCCGGCCATCCGGTTGGGACGCAGCGACAACCGGTTTTCGACGGTCGAAGCGCGCGAGGTCGGTGAAGCCTCCCTGCTCGCCGGCCGTGTCGGAGTGATATTGGTTGCGGGCGGGCAGGGAACGCGCCTGGGCTTCGACCATCCCAAGGGAATGTTTCCCATCGGGCCGGTCTCGGGCGCGACGCTCTTTCAGATTCTGCTGGAGAAGGTGCTGGCGTCGAGTCGCCGTTATGGCGCGACGATTCCGCTTTACTTGATGACCAGCCCGGCCACGCACGATGAAACCATCGCGTACCTCAATGACCACCATCGCTTTGGCATACCCGCACACGATCTGACCGTTTTCTGCCAGGGAACGATGCCGGCGGTCGACGCCGAGTCGGGCAAGGTGTTGCTGGCCGCACCGGACAGCCTGGCGCTCAGCCCCGACGGGCACGGCGGAATGCCGGCGGCGTTGCGGGCATCCGGCGCGCTGGCCGACATCCACCGCCGGGCCATCGAGCACCTGTTTTACATGCAGGTCGATAATCCGCAAGTCGTCGCTTGCGATCCGGAGTTCGTCGGCTATCACCTGTTGAGCGAGTCGGAACTTTCGACCAAAGTCGTGGCCAAGACGACGCCGCGCGACCGGATGGGCAATGTTGTCTCGGTGGACGGCCGGGTGCGGATCATCGAATACAGCGACTTGCCCGACGACGTGGCCGAGCAGCGTTTGCCCGACGGCTCGCTGAAGCTCTGGGCGGGCAGCACGGCGATGCATGTCTTTGCGGTCGATTTGCTCGATCGCGCCAGCCGATCGTCGGGCGTACTGCCGTATCATCTGGCCCGCAAGCGAGTGCCTTACATCGACGATCGCGGCGGGTTGGCGGACCCCGTCGAGGCGAACGCGATCAAGTTCGAGCAGTTCATTTTTGACCTGCTGCCGGCCGCGCGAAACCCGATCGTCGTCGAGGTCGATGAAGCGACGGAATTTGCCCCCGTCAAAAATGCCCCCGGCGCCGAGCGCGATTCGCCCGAACGGGTGCAGGCCCAAATGATCGCCCTTCACCGCCGCTGGCTGCAGCAAGCCGGCGCCAGCGTCGCGCCCGGCATCGCCGTTGAGATCAGCCCACTTTTTGCTCTCGACGCCGAGGAGACCGCTAGGAGAATCACGCGCGATATGGCGATAACGTCGGACCGATCCCTCCGCTAG
- a CDS encoding mannose-1-phosphate guanylyltransferase — MLHAIIMAGGSGTRFWPESRDLRPKQLLRVVGDRSMIQATVDRLDGLVPPERMLIATNAKLAGVVAEQLPELPDEAILGEPCKRDTAPCIGLAALIVSRHDAEATMAVMPSDHVIGPDAAFRQAIEFAAALVEERPGRIVTFGIRPTYPAETFGYIERGDRLETAAAVKFKSLAPAFRVRQFREKPKADVARAYVDSGNFYWNSGIFVWRAATILNSLRQHQPPMFDHLQRISEAFGRPDYQAVLDREFAAIRGVSIDYAVMEHAQDVAVIEAPYGWDDVGSWQALARLHGSDENGNTVLGKHLGVNTSGTIVRGPADHLIVTLGLKDCVVVHTPDATLVANKHDEESIRQVVKLLQEKGWKEYL; from the coding sequence ATGCTTCACGCCATCATCATGGCCGGTGGATCCGGCACACGCTTCTGGCCCGAAAGCCGCGACCTGCGGCCCAAACAGCTTCTGCGCGTCGTCGGCGATCGCTCGATGATTCAGGCCACCGTCGATCGGCTTGACGGGCTCGTGCCGCCCGAACGAATGTTGATCGCCACCAACGCCAAGCTGGCCGGCGTGGTCGCCGAGCAGTTGCCGGAATTGCCGGACGAAGCCATTCTGGGCGAGCCGTGCAAGCGCGACACGGCGCCGTGCATCGGCCTGGCGGCATTGATCGTCAGCCGCCACGACGCGGAAGCGACCATGGCCGTCATGCCCTCCGATCACGTCATCGGCCCCGACGCCGCATTCCGGCAAGCGATCGAGTTTGCAGCGGCGCTGGTCGAAGAACGTCCCGGCCGCATCGTGACCTTCGGCATCCGACCGACCTATCCGGCCGAAACCTTCGGCTATATCGAGCGCGGCGATCGTCTGGAAACGGCCGCCGCCGTCAAGTTCAAGTCGCTGGCGCCCGCTTTTCGAGTGCGGCAGTTCCGCGAGAAGCCCAAGGCCGATGTGGCGAGAGCCTACGTCGATTCGGGCAACTTCTACTGGAACTCGGGCATCTTCGTCTGGCGGGCAGCCACCATCCTGAACTCCCTGCGGCAGCACCAACCCCCAATGTTCGACCATTTGCAGCGGATTTCCGAGGCCTTCGGCCGGCCCGATTATCAGGCGGTGCTCGACCGTGAGTTCGCGGCCATCCGTGGCGTCTCGATCGACTACGCCGTGATGGAACACGCCCAAGACGTGGCGGTGATCGAGGCGCCGTACGGCTGGGATGATGTGGGAAGCTGGCAGGCTCTGGCCCGACTGCACGGCAGCGACGAAAACGGCAACACAGTCCTCGGCAAGCACCTCGGCGTCAACACGTCGGGCACGATCGTCCGCGGCCCCGCCGACCACCTGATCGTCACGTTGGGCCTGAAAGACTGCGTCGTGGTCCACACGCCCGACGCCACGCTGGTGGCCAACAAGCACGACGAAGAATCGATCCGCCAGGTCGTGAAGCTTTTGCAGGAAAAAGGTTGGAAGGAATATCTTTGA
- a CDS encoding DUF4351 domain-containing protein, with translation MHDPRFKKLLQEFFAEFFWLFFPTWAARFDFGRAEWLDKEIVSDALEGESRYVDVLAKLPTLEAVPGPDGRSVESWLALVHVEIEAADTVAPLRRRMFHYYEPLRRRYDLPVLPIGLYLRVGLEGLGWDAYEEHFWGHRLVRFDYPYVGLPALDGEQFVRQDNWLGVALAALMRVPKERKIALAGEALERLVHCPENAYRKTLLCECLSAYFPTDEEQRQKFEDMVRNHPDPGVQAMELDFFDHIELRGVLKGQRELLRDQLEARFGPLPPAAVDRLQTWPSDRLKELARALMTATSLEELGLGASATVDS, from the coding sequence ATGCACGATCCGCGTTTCAAGAAGCTGCTGCAAGAATTCTTCGCCGAGTTCTTTTGGCTCTTCTTCCCCACTTGGGCCGCCCGATTCGACTTTGGCCGCGCCGAATGGCTCGACAAGGAGATTGTCAGCGATGCGCTCGAAGGCGAGAGCCGTTACGTGGATGTCCTCGCCAAGTTGCCGACGCTCGAAGCCGTGCCCGGCCCCGACGGGCGGTCGGTGGAGAGTTGGCTGGCTCTGGTTCACGTCGAGATCGAAGCTGCCGACACGGTCGCGCCATTGCGCCGCCGGATGTTTCACTACTACGAGCCGCTACGCCGGAGGTACGACTTGCCGGTGCTGCCGATCGGACTCTATTTGCGGGTTGGCCTCGAGGGCCTTGGCTGGGACGCCTACGAGGAGCATTTCTGGGGACACCGGCTCGTGCGTTTCGATTATCCGTATGTCGGGCTGCCGGCCCTCGATGGGGAGCAGTTCGTCCGGCAGGATAATTGGCTGGGCGTCGCCTTGGCGGCCTTGATGCGGGTGCCCAAAGAGCGGAAAATAGCGTTGGCGGGCGAGGCCCTCGAACGACTCGTGCATTGCCCTGAAAACGCTTATCGCAAGACGTTGCTCTGCGAATGCCTGAGTGCCTATTTTCCGACGGACGAAGAGCAGCGGCAAAAGTTTGAGGATATGGTGCGCAATCATCCGGATCCAGGAGTGCAAGCGATGGAACTCGATTTTTTTGATCACATCGAGCTGCGTGGAGTGCTGAAAGGGCAGCGAGAGCTATTGCGCGACCAACTCGAAGCCCGCTTCGGCCCATTGCCGCCAGCCGCCGTGGACCGGCTACAGACTTGGCCAAGCGATCGGCTAAAAGAACTCGCGCGTGCGTTGATGACGGCCACTTCGCTGGAGGAACTTGGACTCGGTGCGTCGGCAACCGTTGATTCCTAA